In Rhodanobacter humi, the following are encoded in one genomic region:
- a CDS encoding TonB-dependent receptor: MSNCTIFSTRQLRRTTLALSLGLGLGLVGTGAIAQQASGSIFGQVTGQHGGTVSIRNVNTGFERSIPVDSAGRYRITSLPIGTYTVTLQDNGQAVSTRENVLVNIAGGVEVSFGSAAGAKNLEGVSVVASALPSIDVSSVDTKTVFTASELAKLPMGRDLSSVALLAPSVINNSSYTAAPSFGGSAASENAYYINGYAVTNPLTALGFSTLPFDAIEQEQVLTGGYGAEFGRSTGGVINIITKRGTNEWKAGVFTYWSPERLRANPINQRYPNTGAYPATDGTLYAYRNKNQYSVVDYGAYVSGPLIKDRLFVYATGEITKRNGTSVSNAISTPTIANGWNEYSYKMPRWNAKIDWNINDSNILELTGVSDKTQYFSDLSRFNYNGYTHDDVQAGGLYTKDGGELYIGKYTGYITDSLTVSALYGEQTIQHVNTPWHYDPTCPRISGNTTAINQMPGITYYPACQFATTVLPLGAKDETHGWRLDVEYRISDHSLHVGADYQQAHSITGDEYAGGYVWVFQQTANKNNPINAGLGVGAPATGGNSGLGVPGPTPNKGYFTRRQYYTHFADVKVDQSSQFIEDRWQLNDNMLLVLGLRNEQFTNYTGDGVPFVSQRNQLAPRLGFSWDVFGDSSLKVFANAGRYHLAPPNNVAVRGAAASLYTQEYFTYTGTDPRTGAPTGLTPIAVDKSKGHVCPGPGNAVSSNLECGTAPDPRTVAAKGMKSHFQDEYILGMEQQLTPALNWGAKLTYRNLRSAIDDTCTQALGGACFLFNPGVANTFLEEQADGSFKEVTYSNAQLGMPKLKRQYYALDLFTTYKNDNWYGKLMYTFSRSYGDTEGQLASDLDTGSGGQADVSQTQDWDLPQLMVGSNGRLPNDRTHQIKAFGYYQITPEWRVGASAYITSGRPKTCTSFYPTPDAGLYTGAYYHYCGTPGTITLSPTLPNGQPNLAYQPPSPDYGLSPRGSKGSTPWVYTVNLNVAYTPEWANKQLTLQADVLNVFNQQVPQAYNPQYATDTVTRSQFYGQELGFTAPRSVRLSARYDFSL, encoded by the coding sequence ATGAGTAACTGCACTATCTTCTCGACGCGCCAGCTGCGTCGCACGACCCTGGCGCTGAGCCTGGGCTTGGGTCTCGGTCTGGTCGGCACCGGCGCGATCGCGCAGCAGGCGTCCGGCTCGATCTTCGGCCAGGTCACCGGCCAGCACGGCGGCACGGTGAGCATCCGCAACGTGAACACCGGTTTCGAGCGCTCGATCCCGGTCGACAGCGCCGGCCGCTACCGCATCACCTCGCTGCCGATCGGCACCTACACCGTGACGCTGCAGGACAACGGCCAAGCCGTCAGCACCCGCGAAAACGTGCTGGTGAACATCGCCGGCGGCGTGGAAGTGTCGTTCGGTTCGGCCGCAGGCGCCAAGAATCTGGAAGGCGTGTCGGTGGTGGCCTCGGCGCTGCCCTCGATCGACGTCTCGTCGGTGGATACCAAGACGGTGTTCACCGCCAGCGAACTCGCGAAGCTGCCAATGGGCCGCGACCTGTCCTCCGTGGCGCTGCTCGCGCCCAGCGTGATCAACAACTCGTCCTACACTGCCGCACCCAGTTTCGGCGGTTCGGCGGCGTCCGAAAACGCGTACTACATCAACGGCTACGCGGTGACCAACCCGCTCACCGCGCTGGGCTTCAGCACGCTGCCGTTCGATGCGATTGAACAGGAGCAGGTGCTCACCGGCGGCTACGGTGCCGAGTTCGGCCGCTCCACCGGCGGCGTGATCAACATCATCACCAAGCGCGGCACCAACGAGTGGAAGGCCGGCGTGTTCACCTACTGGTCGCCCGAGCGCCTGCGCGCCAACCCGATCAACCAGCGCTACCCGAACACCGGTGCCTACCCGGCCACCGACGGTACGCTGTACGCCTACCGCAACAAGAACCAGTACTCGGTGGTCGACTACGGTGCCTACGTCAGCGGCCCGCTGATCAAGGACCGCCTGTTCGTCTACGCCACCGGCGAGATCACCAAGCGGAACGGCACCAGCGTCAGCAACGCGATCAGCACGCCGACCATCGCCAACGGCTGGAACGAGTACAGCTACAAGATGCCGCGCTGGAACGCAAAGATCGACTGGAACATCAACGACAGCAACATCCTCGAGCTGACCGGCGTCTCCGACAAGACCCAGTACTTCAGCGACCTGTCGCGCTTCAACTACAACGGTTACACGCATGACGACGTGCAGGCCGGCGGCCTGTACACCAAGGACGGCGGCGAGCTGTATATCGGCAAGTACACCGGCTACATCACCGACAGCCTGACGGTGAGTGCGCTGTACGGCGAACAGACGATCCAGCACGTCAACACGCCGTGGCATTACGACCCGACCTGCCCACGCATTTCGGGCAACACGACCGCCATCAACCAGATGCCGGGCATCACCTACTACCCGGCCTGCCAGTTCGCCACCACCGTGCTGCCGCTCGGCGCCAAGGACGAAACCCATGGCTGGCGCCTGGACGTGGAATACCGCATCTCCGACCACTCCCTGCACGTGGGTGCCGACTACCAGCAGGCGCACTCGATCACCGGCGACGAGTACGCCGGCGGCTACGTCTGGGTGTTCCAGCAGACCGCCAACAAGAACAACCCGATCAACGCCGGCCTCGGCGTGGGTGCGCCGGCGACGGGCGGCAACTCGGGCCTGGGCGTACCCGGCCCGACCCCGAACAAGGGTTACTTCACCCGCCGGCAGTACTACACCCACTTCGCCGACGTGAAGGTGGACCAGTCCTCGCAGTTCATCGAGGACCGCTGGCAGCTCAACGACAATATGCTGCTGGTGCTGGGCCTGCGCAACGAGCAGTTCACCAACTACACCGGTGACGGCGTCCCGTTCGTCTCGCAGCGCAACCAGCTCGCCCCGCGCCTGGGCTTCTCGTGGGACGTGTTCGGCGACTCCTCGCTGAAGGTGTTCGCCAACGCCGGCCGCTACCACCTCGCGCCGCCGAACAACGTGGCCGTGCGTGGTGCGGCCGCCTCGCTGTACACGCAGGAATACTTCACCTACACCGGCACCGATCCGCGTACCGGTGCGCCGACGGGCCTGACGCCAATCGCCGTCGACAAGTCGAAGGGCCACGTTTGCCCGGGCCCGGGCAACGCGGTGTCCTCCAACCTCGAGTGCGGCACGGCGCCCGATCCGCGCACGGTGGCGGCGAAGGGGATGAAGTCGCACTTCCAGGATGAGTACATCCTGGGCATGGAGCAGCAGCTCACCCCAGCCCTCAACTGGGGCGCCAAGCTGACCTACCGCAACCTGCGCAGCGCGATCGACGACACCTGCACCCAGGCCCTGGGCGGCGCGTGCTTCCTGTTCAACCCGGGCGTAGCCAACACGTTCCTGGAAGAGCAGGCCGACGGCAGCTTCAAGGAAGTGACCTACAGCAACGCCCAACTCGGCATGCCCAAGCTGAAGCGTCAGTACTACGCACTGGATCTGTTTACTACGTACAAGAACGACAACTGGTACGGCAAGCTGATGTACACGTTCTCGCGCAGCTACGGCGACACCGAGGGCCAGCTGGCTTCGGATCTGGATACCGGTTCGGGCGGTCAGGCCGACGTCTCGCAGACCCAGGATTGGGACTTGCCGCAGTTGATGGTGGGTTCGAACGGCCGCCTGCCGAACGACCGCACGCACCAGATCAAGGCGTTCGGCTACTACCAGATCACCCCGGAATGGCGCGTGGGCGCCAGTGCTTACATCACTTCCGGTCGCCCGAAGACCTGCACCAGCTTCTATCCGACGCCGGACGCGGGCTTGTACACCGGTGCGTACTACCACTACTGCGGGACGCCGGGCACGATCACGCTTTCGCCGACCCTGCCCAACGGCCAACCCAACCTTGCCTATCAGCCACCGTCGCCGGACTACGGCCTCTCGCCGCGCGGCTCCAAGGGCAGCACGCCGTGGGTGTACACGGTCAACCTCAACGTGGCCTATACCCCGGAGTGGGCGAACAAGCAGTTGACCCTGCAGGCGGACGTGCTGAACGTGTTCAACCAGCAGGTACCGCAGGCGTACAACCCGCAGTACGCGACAGACACCGTCACCCGCAGTCAGTTCTACGGCCAGGAACTGGGCTTCACCGCACCGCGTTCGGTGCGCCTGTCGGCACGCTACGACTTCTCGCTGTAA
- a CDS encoding LemA family protein yields the protein MKLLRNLVLLLLAVSLTGCGYNAMQRQDEAVKAAWSEVLNQYQRRADLVPNLVATVKGYAQHEEKVFTEVADARAKVGSIQVTPELANDSAALAKFQAAQGQLGNALSRLMAVSENYPNLKADGLFQNLQAQLEGTENRITVARQRYVQAVQQYNGLIRTFPNNLTAKMFGYTVKPNFSVQNEQAISSAPKVDFGGVAPAPTASAH from the coding sequence ATGAAACTGCTGCGCAATCTCGTGCTGTTGCTGCTCGCCGTCAGCCTCACCGGTTGCGGCTACAACGCCATGCAGAGGCAGGACGAGGCGGTCAAGGCCGCGTGGTCGGAAGTGCTCAACCAGTACCAGCGCCGCGCGGATCTGGTGCCGAACCTGGTCGCCACGGTCAAGGGCTACGCCCAGCACGAGGAGAAGGTGTTCACCGAGGTGGCCGACGCGCGCGCCAAGGTGGGCAGCATCCAGGTGACGCCGGAGCTGGCGAACGATTCTGCCGCGCTGGCGAAGTTCCAGGCGGCGCAGGGCCAGCTCGGCAACGCGCTGTCGCGGTTGATGGCGGTGAGCGAGAACTATCCCAACCTCAAGGCCGATGGCCTGTTCCAGAACCTGCAGGCGCAGCTGGAAGGCACCGAGAACCGCATCACCGTGGCGCGCCAGCGCTATGTGCAGGCGGTGCAGCAGTACAACGGGCTGATCCGCACCTTCCCCAACAACCTTACTGCGAAGATGTTCGGCTACACCGTGAAGCCGAACTTCAGCGTGCAGAACGAGCAGGCGATTTCCAGCGCGCCCAAGGTCGACTTCGGTGGTGTCGCGCCGGCGCCCACCGCCTCGGCGCATTGA
- a CDS encoding response regulator transcription factor, with protein sequence MNEPAYPTSARPLLLVDDDATFVRVLSRALTSRGFEVISATNLGDARMLARRHQPRYCVLDLKLGEENGLRLIPELHTLVPDMRILLLTGYASIATAVEAIKRGAHDYLAKPVDADAVVRVLLDGDGGTEGDDEDLPDAPEAPLALRRLEWEHIQRVLTECNGNISETARRLGMHRRTLQRKLGKHPVRERPDGET encoded by the coding sequence ATGAACGAGCCTGCCTACCCCACCTCCGCACGCCCCTTGCTGCTGGTGGACGACGACGCCACCTTCGTGCGCGTGCTGAGCCGCGCACTCACCTCGCGCGGTTTCGAGGTGATCTCGGCCACCAACCTCGGCGATGCGCGCATGCTGGCGCGCCGCCATCAGCCGCGCTACTGCGTGCTCGACCTGAAGCTCGGCGAGGAAAACGGCCTGCGGCTGATCCCCGAGCTGCACACGCTGGTGCCGGACATGCGCATCCTGCTGCTCACCGGCTATGCCTCGATCGCCACCGCGGTGGAAGCGATCAAGCGCGGCGCGCACGACTACCTGGCCAAGCCGGTGGACGCCGACGCGGTGGTGCGCGTCCTGCTCGATGGCGACGGCGGCACGGAAGGCGACGACGAGGATCTGCCCGACGCCCCCGAGGCCCCGCTGGCGCTGCGCCGGCTGGAGTGGGAGCACATCCAGCGCGTGCTCACCGAGTGCAACGGCAACATCTCCGAGACCGCGCGCCGGCTCGGCATGCACCGGCGCACCCTGCAGCGCAAGCTGGGCAAGCACCCGGTGCGCGAACGGCCCGACGGCGAAACCTAA
- a CDS encoding peptide MFS transporter has protein sequence MAIQNPPVSQTRSFSTVFLIEMWERFGFYGMQVLMVTYMMKKLGFVDIKANLVWGAAAALIYVTPAIGGWVGDKLIGTRRTMRIGAIVLMLGYALLWIPTDNASFLYLALGVIIVGNGMFKPNAGNLVRKIYEGDDTKIDSAFTIYYMAVNIGSMISMTLTPWIRDYVGEHYGDDWGWHTAFGVCAIGLLLGLANYALMSRALKHIGSPADHEPMKLKRLAGVLAGAVAMVFVSAFILHNELVARICVYAAGVVLLFIFGYLISRSHRDERAGLIAALVLVVQTIFFFIFYQQMSTSLNLFAQKNVDLSFSLFGLHLFNWIPEQFQNLNAIWIVVLSPVLVFAYNTLGRLGKDPSIAAKFAWGFAAVAIGYFMYGLGARFAVAGQVSSWTMVWGYGFYSLGELLVSGLGLAMIARYVPARMGGFMMGAYYVASGISQYLGSVVANFAHVPKDVVDPVVSLPIYIDLFDKLGFAGVVCTAIALAMLPLMKKLSASHADVASAREPLPAVRSEEFDTP, from the coding sequence ATGGCAATCCAGAATCCACCCGTTTCGCAAACACGGTCGTTCAGTACCGTCTTCCTGATCGAGATGTGGGAGCGCTTCGGCTTCTACGGCATGCAGGTGCTGATGGTCACCTACATGATGAAGAAGCTGGGCTTCGTCGACATCAAGGCGAACCTGGTGTGGGGCGCGGCCGCCGCGCTGATCTACGTGACGCCGGCGATCGGCGGCTGGGTGGGCGACAAGCTGATCGGCACCCGCCGCACCATGCGCATCGGCGCAATCGTGCTGATGCTGGGCTATGCGCTGCTGTGGATTCCCACCGACAACGCTTCGTTCCTGTACCTTGCGCTGGGCGTGATCATCGTCGGCAACGGCATGTTCAAGCCGAACGCCGGCAACCTGGTGCGCAAGATCTACGAGGGCGACGACACCAAGATCGACAGCGCGTTCACGATCTACTACATGGCGGTGAACATCGGCTCGATGATCTCGATGACGCTGACGCCGTGGATCCGCGACTACGTGGGTGAGCATTACGGCGACGACTGGGGCTGGCACACCGCGTTCGGCGTGTGCGCGATCGGCCTGCTGCTGGGCCTGGCGAACTACGCGCTGATGAGCCGCGCGCTGAAGCACATCGGCTCACCCGCCGACCACGAGCCGATGAAGCTGAAGCGCCTCGCCGGCGTGCTCGCTGGCGCGGTGGCCATGGTGTTCGTGTCCGCCTTCATCCTGCACAACGAGCTGGTGGCGCGCATCTGCGTTTACGCGGCCGGCGTGGTGCTGCTCTTCATCTTCGGCTACCTGATCTCCAGGAGTCATCGCGACGAGCGCGCCGGCCTGATCGCGGCGCTGGTGCTGGTGGTGCAGACGATCTTCTTCTTCATCTTCTACCAGCAGATGTCCACCTCGCTGAACCTGTTCGCGCAGAAGAACGTGGACCTGTCATTCAGTCTGTTCGGCTTGCACCTGTTCAACTGGATCCCCGAGCAGTTCCAGAACCTCAACGCGATCTGGATCGTGGTGCTGAGCCCGGTGCTGGTGTTCGCGTACAACACGCTGGGCCGGCTGGGCAAGGATCCCTCGATCGCCGCGAAATTCGCCTGGGGCTTCGCCGCGGTGGCGATCGGCTACTTCATGTACGGCTTGGGCGCGCGCTTCGCGGTGGCCGGCCAGGTGTCCTCGTGGACCATGGTGTGGGGCTACGGCTTCTATTCGCTGGGCGAGCTGCTGGTGTCGGGCCTGGGCCTGGCAATGATCGCCCGCTACGTGCCCGCGCGCATGGGCGGCTTCATGATGGGCGCGTACTACGTGGCCTCGGGCATCTCGCAGTACCTCGGCAGCGTGGTGGCGAACTTCGCGCACGTGCCGAAGGACGTGGTCGACCCGGTGGTGTCGCTGCCGATCTACATCGACCTGTTCGACAAGCTCGGCTTCGCCGGCGTCGTCTGCACCGCGATCGCGCTGGCCATGCTGCCGCTGATGAAAAAGCTCTCCGCCAGCCATGCCGACGTGGCGTCGGCCCGCGAACCGCTGCCCGCCGTGCGCAGCGAGGAGTTCGACACGCCCTGA
- a CDS encoding diacylglycerol kinase — MPGHGFRGNPRQLWNAFRWSMLGLRAGWRHEASFRLEAMLAVVLIPLGLWLGQGALEKLALVAPAFLVLSAELLNSAIEAVVDKVSPEFHELAGRAKDMGSAAVFLLLVLMVLSWVLVLGANWF, encoded by the coding sequence ATGCCAGGCCACGGATTCCGCGGCAACCCGCGCCAGCTCTGGAACGCCTTCCGCTGGTCGATGCTGGGCCTGCGCGCGGGCTGGCGTCACGAGGCCTCGTTCCGACTGGAGGCGATGCTGGCGGTGGTGCTGATCCCGCTGGGCCTGTGGCTGGGGCAGGGCGCGCTGGAGAAGCTCGCGCTGGTGGCGCCGGCCTTCCTGGTGTTGTCGGCCGAGCTGCTCAACTCCGCGATCGAGGCGGTGGTCGACAAGGTCAGCCCCGAGTTCCACGAACTGGCCGGCCGCGCCAAGGACATGGGCTCGGCCGCGGTGTTCCTGCTGCTGGTATTGATGGTGCTGAGCTGGGTGCTGGTGCTGGGCGCAAACTGGTTCTGA
- a CDS encoding TPM domain-containing protein: MARLQRLLMNLGEGWFQLHRRFPAGLLDEIATAVAEGERTHRGEVRLAVESRLSPLAVLAGLDAPRRARQLFGQLGIWDTEHSNGVLLYVLLAEHRIEVVADRGIARHVAPDEWAEVCTHMRDAYARGQWREGSLQGIADVHALLQRHFPSDGKARPDELPDRPVLL; the protein is encoded by the coding sequence ATGGCCCGCCTGCAACGCCTGCTGATGAACCTCGGCGAAGGCTGGTTCCAGCTGCATCGCCGCTTTCCTGCCGGCCTGCTGGACGAGATCGCCACGGCGGTGGCCGAGGGCGAACGTACCCATCGGGGCGAAGTGCGCCTGGCCGTGGAATCGAGGCTGTCGCCGCTGGCGGTGCTTGCCGGACTCGACGCGCCCAGACGCGCCCGCCAGCTGTTCGGCCAACTCGGCATCTGGGACACCGAACACAGCAACGGCGTGCTGCTCTACGTGCTGCTCGCCGAGCACCGCATCGAAGTCGTCGCCGACCGCGGCATCGCCCGCCATGTGGCGCCCGACGAGTGGGCGGAAGTCTGCACCCACATGCGCGACGCCTATGCGCGCGGCCAGTGGCGCGAAGGCAGTTTGCAGGGCATCGCCGACGTGCATGCGCTGCTGCAGCGGCATTTTCCCAGTGACGGCAAGGCGCGGCCTGATGAGCTGCCGGATCGGCCGGTGTTGTTGTAA
- a CDS encoding TPM domain-containing protein, with translation MTPHRPRMRWALLLTVALLLPALLHADAAVPKLARHVTDLTGTLSAQQVDQLDAKLVALEKAKGAQLVVLMVGSTKPQDIDSYSLDVSMANKVGRKGIDDGVLLLIAKDDRQVRIEVGAGLEGAIPDAAAARIIREYLAPKFRTGDYDGGISDAVGALTLLIDGEPLPPPVQGTPHERRGLDLNSLLGIGFFAWIFLRGVLGRSHALVRAPLGGLVIGGLFWLMASVDMGIFGGIVGGLLMLLPAGAGRSIGGGGWGGFGGWGGGGFGGGGGFGGGGGFSGGGGSFNGGGASGSW, from the coding sequence ATGACGCCGCACCGCCCGCGGATGCGGTGGGCGCTGCTGCTGACGGTGGCGTTGCTGCTGCCGGCCCTGCTGCACGCCGATGCCGCCGTGCCGAAGCTGGCGCGGCATGTCACCGACCTCACCGGCACGCTCAGCGCGCAGCAGGTCGACCAGCTCGACGCCAAGCTGGTGGCGCTGGAAAAGGCCAAGGGTGCGCAGCTCGTCGTGCTGATGGTGGGCAGCACGAAGCCGCAGGACATCGACAGCTACTCGCTGGACGTGTCGATGGCGAACAAGGTGGGCCGCAAAGGCATCGACGACGGCGTGCTGCTGCTGATCGCCAAAGACGACCGCCAGGTGCGCATCGAGGTGGGTGCGGGGCTGGAAGGGGCGATCCCCGACGCCGCCGCGGCGCGCATCATCCGCGAATACCTCGCGCCGAAGTTCCGCACCGGCGACTACGACGGCGGTATCAGCGACGCGGTGGGCGCGCTCACCCTGCTGATCGACGGCGAACCGCTGCCGCCGCCGGTGCAGGGTACGCCGCACGAACGGCGCGGGCTGGATCTCAACAGCCTGCTGGGGATCGGTTTCTTCGCGTGGATCTTCCTGCGCGGCGTGCTGGGTCGTTCGCATGCGCTGGTGCGCGCGCCACTCGGCGGGCTCGTCATCGGCGGCCTGTTCTGGCTGATGGCTTCCGTGGACATGGGCATTTTCGGCGGCATCGTGGGTGGCCTGCTGATGCTGCTGCCTGCCGGCGCCGGCCGCTCGATCGGTGGCGGCGGCTGGGGTGGCTTCGGCGGTTGGGGTGGTGGCGGCTTCGGTGGCGGCGGTGGCTTCGGCGGCGGAGGCGGGTTCAGCGGAGGCGGCGGCAGCTTCAACGGCGGCGGCGCCTCGGGGAGTTGGTGA
- a CDS encoding ATP-binding protein has protein sequence MSHRPIKNRIGPFALARALAWLRLCAIGGQSVAVLVCALWLRLAIPLLPLLACIGLLAVFSVLAAWRLGRPWPIGEGETIAHIGVDTLVLGVLLYFTGGASNPFVTLLLVPIALSAATLSIRAILAVATLAGAAYLLLLRWYVPLPMLDGVHDQGFSLHVIGMGVNFVIMALLLGFFTNRLARALRMQQLAMQRVHERALRDEGILAIATQAAGAAHELNTPLSTMRTLLPELRREHAADAELAEDLSLLEGQVDRCRDILREMVAFGQAQLSQESERMDVAQFLHSCTERFQLLRPEAELEQQLDEDTARLPLRVPPGLRHALLNLLNNAADASALRDSREVLLQVAREGEWLQFLVIDRGPGFASTEGNARLGQSQKQSGLGIGLTLAVATAERLNGELEARNTDDGAVVCLRLPLAVISGR, from the coding sequence ATGTCGCATCGCCCGATCAAGAACCGCATCGGCCCGTTCGCGCTGGCGCGCGCGCTGGCCTGGTTGCGTCTGTGCGCGATCGGCGGGCAGAGCGTGGCGGTGCTGGTCTGCGCGCTCTGGCTGCGCCTGGCGATACCGCTGCTGCCGCTGCTGGCCTGCATCGGCCTGCTCGCGGTGTTCTCGGTATTGGCGGCATGGCGGCTGGGTCGCCCATGGCCGATCGGCGAAGGCGAGACGATCGCCCACATCGGCGTCGACACCCTGGTGCTGGGCGTGCTGCTGTACTTCACCGGCGGCGCCAGCAATCCCTTCGTCACCTTGCTGCTGGTGCCGATCGCGCTGTCCGCGGCGACGCTGTCGATCCGCGCCATCCTCGCGGTGGCCACCCTCGCCGGCGCCGCCTACCTGCTGCTGCTGCGCTGGTACGTGCCGCTGCCGATGCTCGACGGCGTGCACGACCAGGGCTTCTCGCTGCACGTGATCGGCATGGGCGTGAACTTCGTCATCATGGCGCTGCTGCTGGGCTTCTTCACCAACCGGCTGGCACGCGCGCTGCGCATGCAGCAGCTGGCGATGCAACGCGTGCATGAGCGCGCGCTGCGCGACGAGGGCATCCTCGCCATCGCCACCCAGGCCGCGGGCGCGGCGCACGAGCTCAACACGCCGCTGTCGACCATGCGCACCCTGCTGCCCGAGCTGCGCCGCGAACACGCCGCTGACGCCGAACTGGCCGAGGATCTCAGCCTGCTCGAAGGCCAGGTGGACCGCTGCCGCGACATCCTGCGCGAGATGGTGGCATTCGGCCAGGCCCAACTCTCGCAGGAGTCCGAGCGGATGGACGTGGCGCAGTTCCTGCACAGCTGCACCGAGCGCTTCCAGCTGCTGCGCCCCGAGGCCGAGCTGGAGCAGCAACTGGACGAGGACACCGCACGCCTGCCGCTGCGCGTGCCGCCCGGCCTGCGCCACGCGCTGCTGAACCTGCTGAACAACGCCGCCGACGCCTCCGCCCTGCGCGACTCGCGCGAGGTGCTGCTGCAGGTGGCGCGCGAAGGCGAGTGGCTGCAGTTCCTGGTGATCGACCGCGGCCCCGGCTTCGCCAGCACCGAGGGCAACGCGCGACTGGGCCAGTCGCAGAAGCAGAGCGGCCTGGGCATCGGCCTCACCCTCGCCGTGGCCACCGCCGAACGCCTCAATGGCGAGCTGGAGGCGCGCAATACCGACGACGGCGCCGTGGTCTGCCTGCGCCTGCCGCTGGCGGTGATTTCGGGGCGCTGA